A genomic segment from Chitinophaga niabensis encodes:
- a CDS encoding FKBP-type peptidyl-prolyl cis-trans isomerase, producing the protein MKRHYFWLLSLLAITAFAACNKKDDTPFDPVKQAATDEKLITDFIANNNITGTVKDDTTALHYKILERGTTPGDTIELNERMNITYEGKLLNGTTFDSGTRTTLSDYRLRELITGWQIGLRKISKGDKIQLFVPSAMGYKNFPTGSIPANSVLIFTVTLHDFYF; encoded by the coding sequence ATGAAGAGACACTATTTCTGGCTCCTGAGCCTGTTAGCGATCACTGCTTTTGCAGCATGTAACAAAAAGGACGATACGCCTTTTGACCCTGTTAAACAGGCGGCTACTGACGAAAAGCTGATCACCGACTTTATTGCCAACAATAATATCACCGGCACCGTAAAAGACGACACTACTGCTTTGCATTACAAGATCCTGGAACGTGGCACTACTCCCGGCGATACCATTGAGCTGAACGAAAGGATGAACATTACCTACGAAGGAAAATTACTGAATGGTACCACTTTTGATTCCGGCACCAGGACCACTTTAAGCGATTACCGTTTACGGGAACTGATAACAGGCTGGCAGATTGGCCTCCGGAAGATCTCCAAAGGCGATAAGATCCAGTTATTTGTACCTTCTGCCATGGGTTATAAGAATTTCCCTACCGGAAGTATTCCTGCCAATTCTGTGCTGATCTTTACCGTAACACTGCACGACTTCTACTTTTAA
- the groL gene encoding chaperonin GroEL (60 kDa chaperone family; promotes refolding of misfolded polypeptides especially under stressful conditions; forms two stacked rings of heptamers to form a barrel-shaped 14mer; ends can be capped by GroES; misfolded proteins enter the barrel where they are refolded when GroES binds), which translates to MAKQIFFNTDARNKMKKGVDTLADAVKVTLGPKGRNVVIEKKFGAPGVTKDGVTVAKEIELEDPIENMGAQMVKEVASKTADLAGDGTTTATVLAQAIIGEGLKNVAAGANPMDLKRGIDKAVKAVVENLKKQSEKVGNDNKKIEQVASISANNDAEIGKLIAQAMNKVTKDGVITVEEAKGTETTVEVVEGMQFDRGYLSPYFITNSEKMQAELQNPYILIYDKKISTMKDILHILEKVAQQGAPLVIISEDLEGEALATLVVNKLRGTLKVAAVKAPGFGDRRKEMLQDIATLTAGIVISEEQGYKLENADLTYLGRAESVTIDKDNTTVVGGKGKKADIQARIGQIRSQIEATTSDYDREKLQERLAKLSGGVAVLYVGAATEVEMKEKKDRVDDALHATRAAVEEGIVAGGGVAFIRSIESLEKLKGANEDEQTGIQIVRRAIEEPLRQITANAGIEGSIIVQKVKEGKGDYGFNARTEVFEKLLAAGVIDPTKVTRIALENAASIAGMLLTTECVIADKPEPKSAAPAHSHGGGMGMDY; encoded by the coding sequence ATGGCAAAGCAAATATTCTTTAATACAGACGCCCGCAACAAAATGAAGAAGGGCGTAGATACCCTGGCAGATGCGGTGAAGGTGACCCTCGGTCCTAAAGGCCGCAATGTGGTGATCGAAAAGAAATTCGGTGCACCCGGCGTTACTAAAGACGGTGTAACTGTAGCAAAAGAAATCGAACTGGAAGATCCTATCGAGAACATGGGTGCACAGATGGTGAAAGAAGTAGCTTCCAAAACTGCTGACCTCGCCGGCGACGGTACCACTACTGCAACTGTTCTGGCTCAGGCTATCATCGGCGAAGGGCTGAAGAACGTAGCAGCAGGTGCTAACCCAATGGATCTGAAACGCGGTATCGACAAAGCTGTAAAAGCTGTTGTTGAAAACCTGAAGAAACAATCAGAAAAAGTTGGTAACGACAATAAAAAGATCGAACAGGTTGCTTCTATCTCCGCTAATAACGATGCTGAGATCGGTAAACTGATCGCTCAGGCAATGAACAAAGTAACTAAAGACGGCGTTATCACCGTTGAAGAAGCGAAAGGCACTGAAACTACTGTAGAAGTAGTAGAAGGTATGCAATTCGATCGTGGTTACCTCTCCCCTTACTTCATCACTAACAGTGAGAAGATGCAGGCTGAACTGCAAAATCCTTACATCCTGATCTACGATAAGAAGATCAGCACCATGAAGGACATCCTCCACATCCTGGAAAAAGTAGCACAACAAGGCGCTCCCCTCGTGATCATCTCTGAAGATCTGGAAGGTGAAGCACTGGCTACCCTGGTAGTGAACAAACTCCGCGGTACCCTGAAAGTAGCTGCTGTGAAAGCTCCCGGCTTTGGCGACAGAAGAAAGGAAATGCTGCAGGATATTGCTACCCTCACAGCAGGTATCGTTATCAGCGAAGAACAAGGTTACAAACTGGAAAACGCAGACCTCACTTACCTGGGCCGCGCTGAATCCGTAACTATCGATAAAGACAACACAACCGTAGTAGGTGGTAAAGGCAAAAAAGCTGATATCCAGGCTCGTATCGGTCAGATCAGGTCTCAGATCGAAGCAACCACTTCCGATTATGACCGTGAGAAACTGCAGGAACGCCTCGCTAAACTGAGCGGTGGTGTTGCCGTACTGTACGTAGGTGCTGCTACTGAAGTGGAAATGAAAGAGAAGAAAGACCGTGTGGACGATGCTTTACACGCTACCCGCGCTGCCGTTGAAGAAGGTATCGTTGCTGGTGGTGGTGTTGCTTTCATCCGCTCTATCGAATCTCTCGAAAAACTGAAAGGTGCTAACGAAGACGAACAAACCGGTATCCAGATCGTTCGCCGCGCTATCGAAGAGCCGCTGCGCCAGATCACTGCTAACGCAGGTATCGAAGGTTCTATCATCGTTCAGAAAGTAAAAGAAGGTAAAGGTGACTATGGTTTCAATGCCCGTACAGAAGTATTTGAAAAATTACTGGCTGCAGGTGTAATTGACCCAACCAAAGTAACCCGCATCGCACTGGAAAATGCTGCATCCATCGCTGGTATGCTGCTGACCACTGAATGTGTGATCGCTGACAAACCAGAACCTAAGTCTGCTGCTCCGGCTCATAGCCATGGTGGTGGAATGGGTATGGACTACTAA
- a CDS encoding FKBP-type peptidyl-prolyl cis-trans isomerase, with product MINKQSFHLHLLLACCLAVLLGSCAKTQDLSADAVFMDLLKETEFIKYRLKAKGQDSGVLYHQSGIGYKIIEPGNGRDTIKPTSIPSIVYTRSLFGYDKVIESSQNLPTSFDNRPLKDHIIGWQIGLTLITKGGRIILYIPSSLAFGPVGVPPSIPPNAILECDITLVDFK from the coding sequence ATGATAAATAAACAATCCTTTCATTTACACCTCCTGCTGGCCTGCTGCCTGGCCGTACTGCTTGGCTCCTGTGCTAAAACCCAGGACCTGTCTGCAGATGCAGTCTTTATGGACCTTCTGAAAGAAACGGAATTCATCAAGTACCGCCTCAAGGCAAAAGGACAGGATTCCGGCGTTTTGTATCATCAAAGCGGAATCGGCTACAAGATCATAGAGCCCGGAAATGGCCGGGATACCATCAAACCCACCAGCATCCCATCTATTGTATATACCAGGTCTCTCTTTGGGTACGATAAAGTAATTGAATCTTCCCAAAACCTCCCCACCTCATTCGATAACCGCCCTTTAAAGGACCATATTATCGGATGGCAGATAGGGCTCACACTTATCACCAAAGGAGGCAGGATCATCCTGTATATTCCTTCCTCACTTGCTTTCGGGCCAGTGGGCGTTCCTCCCAGTATTCCTCCTAATGCTATCCTTGAATGTGATATCACCCTGGTGGACTTTAAATAA
- a CDS encoding L-serine ammonia-lyase, translated as MPHECISVFDIFKIGVGPSSSHTLGPWRAAMRFIDDLQAAGKLPQVKNLAVLLYGSLAKTGHGHGTDIAVQLGLCGDDPVTFDVNQIGSKIDGIRRHRKLPLAGRYEIDFDPLNDIEFLYDESLPFHPNALTFLVTLENGDQTASTFYSIGGGFVVKEGEEKGAGNGGVELPFPIDTARQLLQFCIKTGFSISEIVMENEQAWRSEAATKEGVLKIWQVMQECTYRGCHTTGELPGGLKVGRRAAALNKKLLQGRTYTDYNSWIDAIRAGGNHFSYTLDWVSCFALAVNEENASFGRVVTAPTNGAAGVIPAVLQYYIAFCDGLHPEKIIQFMLTASEVGSIFKKRATISAAMGGCQAEIGVSSAMAAAALTECLGGSQRQVLMAAEIAMEHHLGLTCDPIGGLVQIPCIERNTMGAIKAITASQLALQSNPELAKVSLDAVVKTMWDTALDMNSKYKETSDGGLAVNIPLSLPEC; from the coding sequence TTGCCACACGAGTGCATATCCGTATTTGATATTTTTAAGATCGGCGTAGGACCTTCCAGCTCACACACCTTAGGCCCATGGCGTGCAGCCATGCGCTTCATTGATGATCTGCAGGCCGCAGGCAAACTGCCACAGGTAAAGAACCTGGCCGTGCTGCTTTATGGTTCACTGGCCAAAACAGGCCATGGGCACGGAACAGATATCGCCGTGCAGTTGGGGCTTTGCGGAGATGATCCCGTTACCTTCGACGTAAACCAGATCGGATCTAAAATAGATGGCATCCGCCGCCACCGCAAACTACCACTGGCAGGCAGGTACGAAATAGATTTTGATCCCCTGAACGATATTGAGTTCCTCTACGACGAATCCCTTCCTTTCCACCCTAACGCACTCACTTTCCTCGTAACATTAGAGAACGGAGATCAGACGGCTTCCACCTTTTATTCCATCGGCGGCGGTTTTGTAGTGAAAGAAGGTGAAGAAAAAGGAGCCGGTAACGGCGGCGTGGAACTGCCCTTCCCTATTGATACAGCCCGCCAGCTGCTGCAATTCTGCATTAAAACAGGTTTCTCCATTTCTGAGATAGTAATGGAAAATGAACAGGCCTGGCGCAGTGAAGCAGCAACAAAAGAAGGGGTGCTTAAAATATGGCAGGTAATGCAGGAATGCACTTACCGCGGCTGCCACACTACAGGAGAATTACCCGGAGGCCTGAAAGTAGGCAGAAGGGCCGCCGCACTGAATAAAAAATTGCTGCAGGGCAGAACGTATACAGACTATAACTCCTGGATAGATGCCATCCGCGCCGGTGGCAATCATTTCTCCTATACGCTGGACTGGGTGAGCTGTTTTGCCCTGGCCGTGAATGAAGAGAATGCTTCTTTTGGCAGGGTGGTCACTGCTCCCACCAATGGTGCAGCAGGAGTGATCCCCGCTGTATTGCAATACTACATTGCTTTCTGCGATGGATTACATCCTGAAAAGATCATCCAGTTCATGCTCACCGCTTCTGAAGTAGGCAGTATCTTTAAAAAGCGCGCCACCATTTCAGCCGCTATGGGAGGCTGCCAGGCAGAGATAGGTGTATCTTCCGCTATGGCCGCAGCAGCCCTCACAGAATGTTTGGGTGGCTCCCAAAGGCAGGTACTGATGGCTGCCGAAATAGCCATGGAACACCATCTTGGCCTTACCTGCGACCCGATCGGCGGCCTGGTACAGATCCCCTGTATTGAAAGGAACACCATGGGGGCTATTAAAGCCATCACGGCTTCCCAGCTGGCCCTGCAAAGCAACCCCGAACTGGCCAAAGTTTCCCTGGACGCCGTGGTAAAAACCATGTGGGATACCGCGCTGGACATGAACTCCAAGTACAAAGAAACTTCCGATGGCGGCCTGGCGGTTAATATTCCGCTCAGTTTGCCAGAGTGCTGA